CACAAACCCCCTGGAATTCTCTGAATGCCCGGGTGCTGAGTCCGGATGGCCTGCAGGTGACACTCTTTACCGACCAATAACGCCAACAGATCCAACTGCGGAAAGGACATCTTGACCTTGTTCGTTCAGGCTGGCGCTCTCAGCCGTTGTGCCCAACGTTGCCCTGGCAGATACAGGATGCCGTGTCTCGGCGCACCTCGCCCACAGTGGTGGCCCTTAGTTGCTCGACAAAGGGGCAAACCAGGCGCGTATTGTGCGCCGGAACAAGCCCGTGGGGACGTCCATGCTGGATCGATCAGATGGCTTCATCCAGTGCCGCCTCACCGCATACCTTGGAGGTATGAGCGTCTTCACCCTGAAAGCCATGAGCGTGGACAAGTACCTGCGCACCGAGGAGTGCACCCCAGTGAAGCGCGAGTACGTGGGCGGTGATGTGTACCCGCTGCATGGCGTGGGCAACGTACAGGCCGGAACCAGTCAGGCCCACGCCGAAATCTGCGGCAACATCTACGCCACGCTGCACGGCCCCACCAAAACCAAGGGGTGTCGCCTGTACCAGAGCGAGATGAAACTGAGGATCGAAAGCAGCAATACCTTCTCTTACCCCGACGTGATGGCTGTGTAACTTGGTTCTAGGAACCCGACAGCCACCCATAAAACCCAACCCTTCTGCTGGTCGAAGTGCTATCAAAGAGTACGGCGCAGAATGACCGTTTGGGCAAATATGCCGCCTACACCGCCCTGCCCAGCCTTCAGACCTACCTGATCGTGGAGCAGCAGGAGCGGCGGGTGTACGCCTATTCCTGGCGGGGCGAGGAATGGACGCTGGCAGAGCTGGCGAATACGGGCAGCGTGGACATGGCCTGCATGAGCCGCAAGCTAAGCCTCGATGACATTTACGGCGATGTTCCTGTATGAACGGGTTCAACCCAGCACAAGAACGCCTGACCTCTTCCATGTGGAGCACAGCTCTAAAGGTTGATGCTCAGCACACGCAAGTCAGCCCATTGCTCCCGGCAACCCACCAAACCTCGGCGTGCCGCCGCTCACCTCATCAGATGAGGTTGATCTGGTGTGGAACTGGAGCGGGTTCCAGTCGCTCTCCATCAGCAGTTGGGTGCCAGACCCAGGACAACCTCCAAAGCTTTGAAATGGCCCGCAAGTTGAATCTGAGAAGATCTACACTCCTGTTTGCACATTTTTGAATGAGATCATTTTTTCATTCCGCTGCCATTTCTTCGTGGACTGGCACAGTGGATGCCCTACCCTAGAAGGACACCATGACGCGCCACCAACCTGCTCCCCTTCTCCCCCACCTTGCTCCGCTTGCTGTACCGTCCCGGGAGGAGCTCCGTCAGTTGCTCTTAAACCGGGAATTCAGCGCCCTCACTGAGCGCTTCGCACAACTGCACACCGCTGAGGCGCAAGGACTGATCAGTGAACGTCAGCTGGAACGTGCCTACGACGGGGCCCTGAACTACCGGGAGGAGCTGACCGTGCCCCTGCGGGAGTGGGCCGCGGGAGCACCGAGCTTCTATCCGGCACAGGCGGCATTGGGCGTTCACCTGTTTGGGCAAGCCCTGAAACTGCGCACTATGCGCCGTGCTGTCGATATTCCCGAAGAGAACGTCGAGCGCATGGTCGGCGCCATGATGGCCGCTCAAGCGCAGCTCCGGCACGCTGTAGCGCTTGATCCCAAGGCGTCGCTCGCCCTCATCTCCTTGATGTTCATTGAAATGCAGATGGGCAACCGCGCCTGGCAGCTGTATGTGGAGGCGATACAGAAGACGCCGAACTCCATGCTGGTTCGGTTGGCGATGCTGCGCAACCTGCGCACCGAATGGGGCGGCAGCGAGCAGCAACAGCTGGAGTTTCTCAACCGGCCCGAACACGACTCTCTCAGTGAAGAGGAACGGCACGAACTCAACGCCCGGCAGCTCACGCAACTGGCCCATTGGCAACTGCATTTTGCCAAGGATGCCAAAGCGGCCAAACGCACGGCTCAAGCTTCCCTTGCTCTTGTCGAAACGCCGTACGCCCTGCTGGCGCTTGCGGACAGCTCCGCCCCACTCCGACGAGTGAAAGGACTCAGCCGGGCGCTGGAACTGGCACCGCACGACCTGCATCTCCAAGCGTCTCACGCTTCCGCTCGGCTGGAAAGCTGGGCTCCAGCCGCTCCTGAGTTCGCGCGTCTGCGCGAAGCGGCCGACTGGGGTGAAGCCTACGCCACAGACCTCTTGTCCGTGGAGCTGCCGCTGTGGATTTGGCGCATCCGGGCCTTCATCCTTCTGTTTGTGCGGTGATGGATGAGGTAGAGAGCATCCTGCTGAAGAACTCACGTGGGGGTTCTGGCAACTTAACCTGAGCAGGGCTAGCGTAGCGTAGCAGGCAGCTTGAGAATCAAGCTGCCTGCTGCATCGCCTCTTGCCAGAGGAGAAGAGCTGCGGTGTAGTTGCTTCGTCTGAGGGCAGCGGGGATGGTCGTTCGGGTCGGGCGGTGAAGGTTCGAGACTCGGGCAGGCAGCGCTAGGAATTCCTGCGTGCGCCGCCGTCGTTTGAAGCCGAGCTGGCTGCGTTCCTGTTGCCGTGTTTGTCGATGCGACTGTTCCACGAGGTTGTTGCAGTGGGCGGTGGAGACCACCTGAAGGTGTTCCACAGTGTGGAGCACAGGAAGCTCCCACAGAGCTGCCCCACAGCTCCACAACTTGTCGGTATGAATGACCTCCGGCACGTCGTATGGCTCCAACAAGCGCACGAAAAAAGATTTGGCAGCCTCAGTATCTCGGGATTCCTGAAGAAGGATGTCCAGCACGTCGCCACGTTCGTCGACCGCCCGCCACAACCAGTGCTTCACCCCACCGACCTTGACGCAGAGCTCGTCCAGAGGCCATCGAGAACCCCGGCGGGGTTCTCGATGGCGCAGTTCTTCGGTCAGGAGCGGCGCAAAAGGGATGTTCCACTGCCGGAGGGTCTCGTGGCTCACCTGGATGCCGCGCTCATGGAGCAGTTCCTGCACGTCGCGCTGGCTGAGGGGAAAACGGTGACACAGCCGCAGGGCGTAGCAGATGACGCTGAGGGGAAAACGATGACGATAGGGCTTCCGGTCAGTCACAGCTCACCATCCTACCGGCCCTACCGGCCTTAAGTTGCCAGCACCCCTCTGCTTATGTACCACGCCTCATAGGGTTCGCCATTGCTTCTCTGTATTGAAGGTGTTGCGTCAGACCACCAGAACGACCTGTCGATGACAGTTATAGCGTTCCAGTTCGGGGAACCAGATCAAGCTCGATGTCCGCGCGGTTGAGCGCGCCCCTGAGCTTAAATACGCTGAAGAGAGCGTGCGCCACCCTCAGAAACACGACTGGGGCTGAATACACCTCATCGTGGGCGGCGATGTCCAGCACGAAGCTACCGGAGGGCAGGGGCTGCGTTTGATTCGCCTGTCCCGTCACTCCGCGCAGGACGGCCGCGTGGTAGTCCATAGGCAACCCAAGGCGCTGTTGTGGAATATCATTTCCCTCGAGCTTGTCCCAGGGGTGACATTCAGGAAGGCGGACTCTGAACAAGCCAGATTGATCCGGGGTAAATGTGGCACCTAAGTACACCGCATTTAACATCTAGATAAACTTTGCTCCAAGAATCTTCAGCGCAGTCACGAGTGCGGCCCGGAGTTCAGTCACGGAGTTGTAACAACGCCGCGGCATCAGAATCCCCTTCAACTTTCGCCACACCCCCTCAATCAGATTGAGAAAGGGCGCATACGGGGGAAGGTATCGAAGGAACAGTCCCTGCCGTTCCCAAGAGGCTTGTTGTTCCCTGAGCTTCGCGCCCTTGTGAAAGGGCGCGTTGTCCAAGACGACAACCGTGAGCTGCTGTGGGTCACAGCCGGAGGCCAAGGTGTTCAAATAGGCGATCACCTGCTCCCCAGTGCAGCTGCCTTGCAGTTCGCGAACCTCCAGCACTTCTTCGCAGGTATGCAAGCTGTAGGTGCCGATGAGGTTGATCCTTCCAGACGATCCCCACCGAGTGGGGATCTCAAACTGTTGCCCAGAGCCCCGCTTAAACCACGTCGCTCCCACCGACAACATCAGAGAAAGTCCGGTCTGGTCGAGATATTTCAGGGTCAGCTTGCCGTCCAGTGCCCCCTTTTTAGAGTCTCCAAGGAGGCTTGATGTGGTGCAACGATTTCAGGGTCAAGTGTCTGAGCGGGTGAATATCGGGCGCGTTTCCAGCTGTATCCCAGGCGTTGCAGATGATTGGCCAGCGCACGAGGTCGAATCACGACCCCGAACTGCTGTGCGAGGCCCTCGCACAGCAGTGGAGCGTTCCAGAAGCGCTGCTCTCGAAGTTTCTCGTGGAGAAACTGCTCCATCTCGGGTGTGACTTTCGAAGGCTGTCCGGGTGGACACTCGTCGGCCAATCCTGGAATGCCACGCTCCTCGAAACGGGTGAAATCATGGTGGATAGCCTGATGGTTCCGGCCAAAATGCGCGGAGAGTTGGGGAATGCTCCAGCCCTGTCGATGCAGCCGGAGGATGCTCGCCCGCAGGCGAACCTTCGGGTGAGTATAAGGACTGGTCTCCAGATCCCGAAGCAGCGCATCAGCAGCTTCAGAAATCTCGATGCGGCGAGCAGGACGGGCCATGCTTAACTCTACATGCTAAATGCGTTGTACTTAACAACCCGTACCGGGGCATGCCCTTGATGTAGTGCAGCGAAACAGCTGCTTCATAGGGCGGCCAGTGATACCCGGGAGTGGCATCAACGGCATCGACAGCTGACGCAGCTCCCAGGTAAAAGTCCATTGGCCGCTGCTTGGTCCAGATGCGCGCAGTCAGATTGGGGCAATCACGTACGACGTCAATGATCGGCATGGTGCCACTGTAGGGCTAAGATCAAGTCAGCCCGTTCTCAGCACCCTGAAGATGCACTGACGGTGGGGGGGGTGCTCTAAATAAAAGCGTCCCAGACCAAAGAGGGGTTCAGGCGTTTCCACTGCTTATCCGTGAATTCTTCGCGCCACAGGCTAAAAAGATACTTCACTGCCCTTGGGTTCTACCCTTGGCATACGGACCCTAGTGAAAGGCCCCCGCCCCAGCTTTGGCTGGCAGGCAGGGGCCTTGATCCAGTGGCCTGGAAGCAGGGGTCAGTACGGTTGGCTCCACACGTTCACGCGAAGAGGGTCCGGGCTGCTGTTCTTCAGATGGATGTAGATCGCGCCGTTCGGGACAAGCAGGTTGAAATCATAAAAGTCGGTGTTGTTGTAGCTGTTCTGGAAGCTTCGCTGATCTGTCCGGCTGGTTCCAAAGGTCGCGGTGAAGGTCGTGGGGCCAAAGTGGTACACCTCGTTAAAGGTGTTTCCGGTGTACCCCTCGGTGTTGATCTTGACCCACAGTTCGCCGTTCGCGGGGATAGTGACTTCTGGATTGATAAAGTAGCTGGTTGCCGAGTAATTCAGCAGCACGTCGTAGTCAACGGTAGGGGTGGACGCGGTCACGACGGTCTGATCGGTGCGGGTTTCGTTGCCCGAGCCGTCCGAGACGATGACGCTCAGGTCATGGTTGCCTGCCGTGGTGGGCACCCAGGTGGTGTTCCAGTTGCCGCTCGCGTCCATGTTGATCGCCGTGACATTGTCACTGGCGCCGTTGCTGGCGACCAGAGCGCCATCGTCATAGATCCGGAGT
The DNA window shown above is from Deinococcus sp. QL22 and carries:
- a CDS encoding IS630 family transposase yields the protein MDGKLTLKYLDQTGLSLMLSVGATWFKRGSGQQFEIPTRWGSSGRINLIGTYSLHTCEEVLEVRELQGSCTGEQVIAYLNTLASGCDPQQLTVVVLDNAPFHKGAKLREQQASWERQGLFLRYLPPYAPFLNLIEGVWRKLKGILMPRRCYNSVTELRAALVTALKILGAKFI
- a CDS encoding IS6 family transposase; its protein translation is MTDRKPYRHRFPLSVICYALRLCHRFPLSQRDVQELLHERGIQVSHETLRQWNIPFAPLLTEELRHREPRRGSRWPLDELCVKVGGVKHWLWRAVDERGDVLDILLQESRDTEAAKSFFVRLLEPYDVPEVIHTDKLWSCGAALWELPVLHTVEHLQVVSTAHCNNLVEQSHRQTRQQERSQLGFKRRRRTQEFLALPARVSNLHRPTRTTIPAALRRSNYTAALLLWQEAMQQAA
- a CDS encoding DUF4034 domain-containing protein; the encoded protein is MTRHQPAPLLPHLAPLAVPSREELRQLLLNREFSALTERFAQLHTAEAQGLISERQLERAYDGALNYREELTVPLREWAAGAPSFYPAQAALGVHLFGQALKLRTMRRAVDIPEENVERMVGAMMAAQAQLRHAVALDPKASLALISLMFIEMQMGNRAWQLYVEAIQKTPNSMLVRLAMLRNLRTEWGGSEQQQLEFLNRPEHDSLSEEERHELNARQLTQLAHWQLHFAKDAKAAKRTAQASLALVETPYALLALADSSAPLRRVKGLSRALELAPHDLHLQASHASARLESWAPAAPEFARLREAADWGEAYATDLLSVELPLWIWRIRAFILLFVR
- a CDS encoding helix-turn-helix domain-containing protein, with amino-acid sequence MARPARRIEISEAADALLRDLETSPYTHPKVRLRASILRLHRQGWSIPQLSAHFGRNHQAIHHDFTRFEERGIPGLADECPPGQPSKVTPEMEQFLHEKLREQRFWNAPLLCEGLAQQFGVVIRPRALANHLQRLGYSWKRARYSPAQTLDPEIVAPHQASLETLKRGHWTAS
- a CDS encoding Uma2 family endonuclease, yielding MSVFTLKAMSVDKYLRTEECTPVKREYVGGDVYPLHGVGNVQAGTSQAHAEICGNIYATLHGPTKTKGCRLYQSEMKLRIESSNTFSYPDVMAV
- a CDS encoding Uma2 family endonuclease gives rise to the protein MLSKSTAQNDRLGKYAAYTALPSLQTYLIVEQQERRVYAYSWRGEEWTLAELANTGSVDMACMSRKLSLDDIYGDVPV